The genomic interval ACTATATATCCAAAATATGATGCATACAtcttttttttaattacaaaaaTTATACTACACGTATTCACCTTCTTCAATAAAGGTAAACAAATATTCAAAGAaagaaatttcttttcttttctattctctTTTCATGCCCCTAAATTTATTTAATCTATCCATCATCTACTCCTTCAGTTAAATAGAGCTAAGAGTCATTATCAAAGTGAACGTGCAAATTTGgacagataaaaaaaataaaaatattaaagagaAAACCAATATCTCACGTagtgagaaatttttttaaaaaaaatacatttaagatgatataaatatagataattaataaatatttatgtGAGATTATTATAAATatgtaaattaattgaaaaaaaataaaaaaatatattaattattaataataataaaataaaaaatatttaaatatgaaTCATCGAGTCCAATAACTGTTATTAAAGGATTAAACGATTCAGGTTGTTAACCTATTTAGTaggataaatatttaaattattgtaAATGTTACATGCATGAATGCACTGGTTAGGGGTGTAAATCAACCGAATCGAATCGAATATGTAGAAAAATTTAAGTTTCGATTCGAAGCTCGAACAATtcaaaatgtttggttagaaTTCGGTTCGAATTAAGGTtcgggttcgagttcggctcgaaatattcgaacatgttcgtgaactattcgaattattggtCGAAAATAGATTCGAAAGGctcaaagtttatttatttaatatatatttaacttatattaataaatattaagactCGCGAGCAGCTCGCGAGtggctcgaacaatataatttgaactcgaattcggctcgaaaaaaagttcgaacatgttcgaattcggctcgaattcgataaattcgaatacgaatcgaatatttttcgagctgGCTCGAAAAGCTCACGAGCTGactcgattcgtttgcagccctagAGCCACTGCTATACAACAAAAAACATTAGGTAACCTTTAAGAGCACGCGCTACCAAATTCAAACCACTAAACATGGATTGAGCTATTGCTAGAACAAATTTTCTTTACCATTATTTTTTTGTGATAATTATAATAGCAATAGTAGTTGAAATGGAAAGGAAAGTACTTGTGCCATGGATTGATATCCTCTCCAAAAGACTTGATGTAAAAAAGTTGCATGGATTCATTGGATGTGTTAAGTGGTTGCAAGCTTTGATTCATTTAACGTGAATTGTGTGGGAATTGTGGTTGACTTCTACTAGTTCACTAATGGCTGCAGTGAAGTGGGGTAGTAGTCCTCATGGCACACTTAGAAAAAGGATGGCTGAGGAACTCAAGTACTTGAGTCTCTGTGAGAAATGAGGTAGATACTTTGAACTCTCATGCCATATTATATTATTCATTGTGATCAAATGGAATCTTTATCAGCCTCACTGTAATCCACCCTCACAAATATAAAGGGTTACAAGTTAAGGATATACCTACTCAGTGATTAAAAATAATTGTGTAATCTTTGCTAttcaacttaattatttaaagtaTAAGATTTATATATTCAATATGTTGTTTTGATGAACAGGGTCTAGTTTGTTTTGGGTCATATTTGTGTCTTCCTTCAATCCTCTATCCATTTTATGCATGTCGGTCTCATTTTCTACTTCGCCATTGCTTGTTATCTTATCTTCCCTTGAGGATGTCCTTATCGGTCGCCCTCCCTCCCTTCTATCCTCTATCCATcctatacatagcatgtcattcaATGAGACTTTCACTCTTATTTTCTTCTCCGCCATTGCTTATAATCTTATCTTTCTTTGAGGATGTCCTTATCGCTCCTCTCAGTCTTCTTTTTTCCTCTTGTTTGGTTCATTGGGAATAGTCTCGATACAAATTTCTTCGGTTACATTTTTATTGTCACTATCGATGCATGACTCAACAACTTAACTTCCACTGATCCCAAAACTGCCTCTATTGATTTCGCGTGATGGAATATCAAGCTCTCTTGGAGCAATGGTGCAACAAACAGACatagcattttttttatttatcagaCATTTAAGAATTAAATTTCAACTTCAATAAATTATCCGATCAATTTTCCTTAAAAGATGGAAATAACACTAGACTGATAGATTatcatcattttctaatttatcttaaTGGTCGATGAGAAACTTCTGTAAAATCGGATGAGCCACCACTTGAATTAGTCAGGTAAGTTGAATACATGATGTCAACTAAAATAAAAACATATTGAGATTAGTGTGGTGGTATGAAGAAGGATGCATTTTCCAAAGAACCAAAGTTTAATTTCCACGCAAGGAACATCTACGGCAATTGAACTACAAGTGAAGTTGGGACACCACGTCAGAAGTCAACGCTCTTGAATTTACTTAGTGGACAGAATATGGGGTTGGATCCTCTATCCCAGGATTAGTATGGTTGTAAAATCTAGATAccatatatattataaaaaaaaaagacataatGAGACTACGGGACTATGGTGCGATGGTAAGAGGTAGGGCGGGCACCCTAAGCAATAAGAGTTAAAATCTCACTTAGGCACATTATACTTGgagagtttgaaaaatttatgatGCTAAGTTGTCCGCTAGGATCTATCTACTTTCCCATTTACCCTAGTGGCAGGTGAAAAACTTTCATTGGATTGGATTGATCACTTGATTAGTCAGATTGTAAAAATGGGATACTTGGATtacaaaaaacaaaaacacaTAATGAGACCTCTTGGACTACGGTGCAACGACAAGCAGCTTTCACAGTTAACTAAGCACTCATGGGTCAATTCCTAGCTAGGGACGAATCTAGGAATTGTAATTTGGATGGACCTAAACTTAATGTAATAGCTTGATGAATGAGTCTCCCGTCAATACGAGGCCCCAGGGAAGGATTTTGTATGCAATTTTACTATGATTTGCATGAGGCTGTTTTCAAAACTCGAGCTAGTGACTTCTGGGTCACATGATAATAACTTTACTATTAcatcaaaactttccttattaaaaaaatatagtaaattatatatataataaaaaaagacATTACATTATATTATACTAGGGTTGCTATTAAGAAGGAGGGTCATTGCTCTTGAGAAaaggaagaataaaagaaaattgatattgaagaaggggaagagaaaaacagaaaaaatagagagaagaaaggagaagatcaaaagaaaaagaagccGACTTGTGGAGTATTGGCGAGGTTGTGTATGTGGAAAATAAtggggaaaaaaaaaagagagataggtttttcttaaaaatttcctaatgcattttaaatagattgaatcaatttaatctattaaatttagtttagtcataacttaataaaattaaaaccaaatCAATCCTGATTTAAACGAACATATTCTTTATCTTCACACTTACTCGATAAATTTTTATTTGACCCCAATCCAATTTTAAATCAGCAGCTTCACTTGTGATgaatcaatttatttatttatttatttatttatttattttgttaaaaataaataaatccttattaaaatttatacagataataataattaaaaaaattaggtgggatatAGCCAAGATGACCTAATATGAATCTATCTCTATTTTAGTTGTGGTGTACTACAAATTAATTTCCTCCTATAGGAAGACAACCTTGAGATGTTGGTTGCATATCGACGTTCCATTCGTATCTCCAAATTTACTCTAGTCATCAGTGGAAAACTTTCATAGGATCAGACCGTTTACCTCCATGATTAGTCGATtcgaaaaattaaatatctagattaaaaaaattgttaggaccaaaataatttatatatctccataatattatgatattgtccactttaaacctaaactctcatggatttatttttgagctctacccaaaatatcttataccaatagagatatattCCATCTTATAAACTTATAATCTTTTGCATGAATTTTTAATGTAGAATTTTGATTGTATTTCCAATAATCCGGATAAAAAAGGGGTGTGGTCAAGCGATAAAGCAGCAAATTTTGGTCTCGTTACTTGGAGGTTTGAATCCTTGTGTCTCATATCCCATCTATCAGAAATAGAAGATAGGATCACACTATATCCTACAtaaaaataccacatatgtaaGAGAGCAAAAATTTGTTCTAAATTCTTagaatgtattttttttatttctaattaaattattttttgatcaATCAATGAGTAATTCAATCATCCTTGACTTATTCCGGACCTCCTCTCAAACATTTGGTTATCCTtgatgatcctatccgaaagctgaatcaacggacgctgggcacgtggcgctctccggttgctgacgtagatcttcgactgatcgtgtggagctccggcgaacctgcaaagaagtcgggccgggaacgggttcccggcgacgaccctccgacgctcaagtcaggtaagcggacaacgaagaagtggctccaagtaTCAAAGAACGCGTACCTCGGTGAAGTGCAAGGCCCCTTATATAGAGTtgggaaggagctcatgcacacatgccgaggcaaatacgtgtccccagcccgtacctcagtaagggcttgtcagaaggcttatctgacaccatactgccacagttcaagcatgtcttcgatgggacaacagaaccccttgtcgccagatttggagtatggcctagtcatagagcatgacagctgtcagaagatgttccttgtcttTCTCTCCTTACTCCATGCCGGGGTGTCCGGCCGGCCGACACtcacctcacgtccggccggccggcactcacatcacgtccggccaTCCATATGTACTGGTATGCTTAGGAGATCCtcggtaatgtgctctgtggGGACTGTTCgtagtatgctaccttatgtcttcgaccgAGCGTGTCCGGTCGGTTCCCGTAtccaaccttttcaaggttgtccggtcggtccatccttgtccggtcggccacctaaccctttgacttccacgtggcattgactttACCCTCATGAGGGTCCCCcggccttaccaccggatcaccatGACCTGTTTAATTTTTTTCgtttagagttcactcctctaagaaTCCTCACCTccttctttcaaaattattattccaCTCGCATGACTGATCAATATATTATTCATTTTAAATCTAAGTattcataaatttatttttgagttaTATTCAAAGGACTCATACTAAtgtatatattttgtattttataaattcataatattttctatttatttttaatataagagTTTAATTGTATTATTAAAAAATCACATAATGAGAACATCAAATTAGGATAGAtaaaaaagggataaaaattaaagCGGCCTCAATTTTGTAAATCATTAGAAGGGCGACTTATTTTAGGTCTAAAATACTCTTTATTCTAGTGTTATTATAGCAGTTATCATAGCACTATTGACTTGGTAAAAAATCAACCCttttactttaattaaaattgttacaaaatattttcatatttatatttggtcaaaattacttaaactttatTGAGATTATATTAGATTGGTCAAAATCACTTttaaacaaatataataattAGCTATAGTTGTAGCGTAGATACAATTTGAAAcgtctttttaatatttttctcaatatatatatatatatatatatatatatatatatatatatatatatatatatatatatatatatagagagagagagagagagaaatattATGCTGCGATGCCTTATGTGCGGTTTTACTGTGGTACTTACCACGTCAGcgagaaaacataaaaaaaatatgttttcttccgatcggtcagaccgatcagaagactcccagaccgatcaggttggagcctgatcggtccaggcctagattCTCTTCTACCagcgttgattttttttttttatattttctcgCTGACGTGGTAAGTACCACAGCAAAATCGCACATAAGGCACCGCAGCataatttttttctatatatatatatatatatatatatatatatatataggagtgATCTtctgggtttttttttttttttcgttttttttaatattttaaatttaaaaaatcaattaaaaaattaaatatttccttatataaatttttaataccttaatatatccccttaacatattacaatactcaataaatacttaaattaattttattttaatgttttttttaaatcaaatactataatctaattggaaagcctaaaccccataggtaaaatctaaaaaaaaaaatagttttaacactacaaccaaagcctgaaccctagaaataaactcataaaaaaaatttttaattatttttttaatttaaaaactaagaaaaaaaaataaaaaataccgattgatatgctgcgcgcgcacagtcgcgcactgtgcagcCGCGCAGCATAtcaatcttttatatatatatatatatatatataaaaagcgTGCAATTTATTGCGAGATGGAATGGAAGATTCGCCCGTGAAAGCTACTTCTAATTAATCTGATTGCGGTATTTATAGTGGGTTTTATGCAGGCTTATGTTGAAGATCTTTTGACTCATCTATcttagaaaaaacaaaaaaaaagtatttatattttagtttctccatgatgttttgaaatatttaaatcacctattcaaatttaaaattatcaaatcttcTAATACCTATTTTACCCCCCTCAACATTTATTTCAATCAGGATATGATTGATTTATTAGTACAGGTAAGTCTCCCAGTGATTACTACAgtcaatcaatcaattaaatatatgtattttaaaaaacaatcgatttatatttaaaaaattattactatcaatatattatatcaaattaatatttaagaacataaatataattataaaacatACATAAACACGTATGATTTTATTCAATATTATTTCGAGCTTGACTAATAGATATAGAGAGTTCGTAATGATATCAAATTAGGTCTTATATATTCGTCTAATTCTTCTGATTATATCTACgttctcaaatattaatttgatataatatattaagagcagtattttttgaatacgaatcagttattaaaaaaataaaaattaatcgaTTACTACGATGTATCAATCAATTAAAATTACTAATCATAATCATATAACTTTACCGAATTGATTATTGCAATATAACAATCGGTTAAAAAAATAtgatactttttttaaaaatcactATTCACATAAGtgtatcaaattaatatttgaatacATAGATAATTAAGAGAATTAGACAAACACAAAAGACCTAATTCTATGTCATTTTGAATTATTTAGGTCCATTAACATATTTTAACTGAAACCGACTTATTGACTTAAAGAGTTCGAAATAATATAGAATCAGGTATTAGTGTtcgtctaattttttttattatatttatatttttaaatattaatttaatgcaTTATATTAAAAATAGTGATTTGTTGAAATGGAATAAGATTTTATGATTTAGAGTTTAGAGTGGTAAAATGATTTATAGAATTCATTGATAAATCTATATTGGGAACAATAAAACGAGTTAAAATGGGTATAtcgtgatttgataattttaaaatttaggttgATAGATTTAGATATTGaaaaactttaacttaattaatttgtcGTTTTAGttttataatataaatataaaatatccaAATATTTAAATAAAGGTAGGATTGACGGCTAAATGTGTCAAGTAACTACTTATTTGATCACTTTTAACATATTTATGTACTTTCCAAACTTAATTTATCACGAATAACTAATTTTTTATGTATTAGATGAAAACCTAACGAATTTACTGcataaaaaattaacaaataattaatCTATTAGCGTGAGGCAAACAAATAGTAGCCCTTTTCGTGCGTTTCTTGCTGCGACGACGAACTAACAAACGCTCGCAACTCCAACCAACTAAAGATGACAACGACGATATCTTCCGTTCGATTGGAAAATTATGAACATGCCATCGAGATTTAGGAAATGTGGAAAAAGCTCTCGACTTCTTGAGTTCGATGTCTAAACATTTATGAAAATTTGAGAGGTGTTTTAACAAAGAAGATTTAGTGGGTCATTTTGAAAATTAGCCATCTAGTTCATATTCATTTCCTCGCGGCTCGACGATCACAAATCGGGAACAGCGTCAGATTCGCCTCGCCATGGcggcttctcttcctcctccttcaccGCCGCTGCCTCTCTTCTTGTTCTTCGCATTCGCCGCCGCATCTTCATTTGCTGTCGTGGTCCATTCCCACCGCGACGCACCTTCCCTCGCCGCCGGCAGCCTCATCGCCTCCACCTGCAACCGCACGCTCTACTACGACGTCTGTGTCGCCTCCCTCTCCTCCCGCCCCAGAAGCCGCCGCGCTGACCTTCAGGGACTCGCCGCCATCGCCCTCGAAGTCAGCCTCGCACACGCCAAGGTCACCGTCGCCCTCGCCAAGAACCTCTCCAGGCGCCACGACGCCAGCGGCGGGGAAGGCCACACCTACGCCGCCTGGTGCCTGAGAGACTGCGTCGAGGAGTACAAGGAGGCCGTGGACGTGCTCCGGCAGTCCTCCGCCGCACTTCGCCGCGGAGCCTACTACGACGTAAACGACCTCGTCTCCAGCGCCATGACCTACTCCGACACTTGCGAGAGCGCCTACGCCGACAAGCCCGGGCTGCAGTCGCCCTTCGCGGAGAGGAGCGAGTACTTCTTCAAGCTCTGTAGCGTCGCCATTGCCATCGCCAATCTCCTCCCATGAGCTCTCTAAATTCATCGCTTAGATCATTAATTGTTTGCGTTTAATTTGGTTCTCATAAATTACATGGCATGAATAGAAGTTCGATATATTACATGAAGTAACAACCGAGAACGAAGAATATTTGAGAACTGAAATTGCTCAGTTGTCAGTGTCATAACAAAGATTGAGAATTCCCACAAAATGGGGAAAATTTCAGAAACTTGCCATCGATCAAGGAGGTATATCCAAGTATTCACAATTCTTCCATTTCAAGGTGCTCTAGATGCATCTATTATTGCATCGAGAAGAGAATTGATCGAATTTTCTTTTACTTCCAAAATATAGTGAAATGTGGAAGGAAAGAAAAAGCTTCCGACAAACTGGGAGGGCTGTGTTGGCCGTAAAAGTTTTGAGATTCAATTTCCTATCTTGGTACCCACGAGAGCAGCTGCAACTCTACCTCCTGCCAATTGTGAACCTTTGTCACTAAAGGATGTGAGATTGCTGAATCTGACTTGCACCAAGGATACGAGTTGTCGTAATCAAAGAGTAGTACTCTCATGCCAATTTCTGCACATTCGATAGCATATTTTGGATTGTCGTCGATGAGGACATGTGCTCCCAGAGATCTGCAAAGAGCAACTCTATGGGCTTCAATGGCAGATACTCGAAGAATAATAAACATACAAAACGCTATAAAGATAAGACTTTGGGCGTGTAAAAAAGCTCAAAAGATTTTCATGATAAAACGTGTCTGAAGTCGGATCTGAGAAACACAAAGATTTTTCTGAAACTTTCATCAAATTCGCAATTTGGATGGAATCCAAGTATAAAAGTTGCATTCCTAGAATAATATAATATAAGCAGGCCTTCGCCTTACAGACTCTCCCCAATCACTACGGATGGAACTATATATTGAAGTTCATGTTAGTTGACTGCATCTTCCATGCCTTGCCCAATCAAATTCCATTCTTCTTTTCTTAGTGTGTTTCCTAGGAGGGACGGAAACTCGGACAAAAACAAGGTGACAAGATTTCCCTAACACTTTTACATTTTTGGATGCAATGAAACTCAAATCCAggcttaaaaaatttaaaatattttaacttcaaaatctattttaatttGTGATTCTCTTTATGTTTTTAACaaaaaaagtttttgaaatttcCCTTTTCTCCTTTCCTCCAAGAAATCAGCTGAACAGATAACTCTACACTACCTCTTTCTCCCTCCAGGGAAACCAAACCCAGACAGTATTCTTTTTTCTTTCAGTTTAGCCCTTTTCCTATGAGTTTTTTCCCCTAGCTATATCAGCCTGTTTAAGACTAAATCCCAATGTATTCTAATGATATGCCTTAATTCTTTCTTGGCAGATAAGGCATGCTCTAAATAGACATCTTCACCTTACGCAAGAAATCTAAACTTAGCTCAATTCCATGTCTGAATAAAATAAGTCTGATGATGAACACTAGAAACAATAATAAGAATAAAAATAACCTGCAAATATCAGACTTTGGCCTTGATACTCCATCTAGAGCAAAATGATTGCCAAAGTAAATTTCCTGAAACAAGCCTGGATAATGCTCTTCTATCCATTCAACTGTGTGATCCTTAATAGCATTCTGACGAGaactattgaaaaaaaaaatcatttatgaTACAGATGACCACAATTCCCTTATAAAGACCTAAACCAGAAATAAGAATCAAAAAGACTCACGTTACCACAGATAGGTTGCAAAAAGTAGACAGATTATGGAGAGCATGCTGTGCACCAGGGATTGGACGAATGCCAGATTTGAAGTAAGAAGTTTTGAAGAACTCATGGACACGGATATCAGCTAAAAAACAAAAGGGAGGGGAACATGACGCATCTCAAAATGAAAAGAAACAGCTCCAAGtcgataaaatagaaaaaaaaataaagaatatagACCAGCTACCTTCAGCTCGAGAACATTTCCAGACCTGTTGATATCGTAGATGACTAATGTCAGTGAGAACTAAATTATAAGGGAAAACCAATTTCTAGGTCCTTTTGCATGTAAAAAATTGAGCTTAAATTAAACCAATTTCAATTCAACATATGATACCTTGAAAAACTCGTAGACATGGTACTCTGCAACGGAATGATTTGAGGAGTAGCGATCCGCAATAAATTTGTTCAAAACTGAAAGAAAGCTTCCCAAGACTGAAAATCATAAAAATAGGTAAGAAGTCAAGTGAGTAGATTTAGCTTAGAATTATGCGATGGGCTGTGTCAATATCAACAGAGCAAGATTGCATATAACAAAAAGCAACATGGCAGATAAAACTGCGACAACAGAGACATTCAATTTTAACAGTGACAATTTGTTTTAGATAAAGATTGTGCTAGTATTATTAGCCAAGGTCATGCATAAGAAAGAGCAGTTGCtccaaaaatattatttaatttgaacTGATTATTTTCCTAGAGGATCTAACAATCCTTAGACTATAGATCACAAAGCAAATTAAATCCAATTCCTTCCAAACAATAGTGGATAGGATCTAGTTAGTAGGTACAGTTAACAATAGGACAAGGATGAATATTCTTGGTGTGTTCACCAGACATTCAAATGACAATGGACTAACACTAATGGATTAGGCTTCTCAAATCTGGGGACCCTCGTGCAATATAAGTATCATAGCAATCCTAACACAGATAATAATAAGTTTACTAAGAATACCTTCATCAACATCAACAGCGACAATCATCTTCTCACCACCTGAAAGGCCCAGAAATCCAAAATGatttacatgtttacatgatccATCTCCATTCACCAACTTCAACCTCAAATCCTCTGATAGAATGGCTTCAGAATCACGATTAACTTGGCGATGGGGTGCCAAAACATTCCacttcaaatttttatcatctgCTCTCCTAGGAACACCACTGTGGTGCTCCAAGCTGCTGATCAAGCTCAATCCATTGCAGGGACAACCGGTGGAACCAATGTCCATGCGAACCAAAAACTTCCCTTCGTGTTTTCTTGTCTCCTTAGCTACCCTCATCTGGCTGAACCCACAGGAATGAGCACACAGGAGAGGCTTATTCAAAGCCATCGAAGGAGAACGATCACTTCGAAGGAATCCAAACAGAGAAAAGCACGACCGCAGAGCTTCTCTCTTTAACATGCCGATGCCCACATTCCAGAAGAAGAATTATGTGACAACGATCGAATCTTCGAATCAGATGATACCGCAAGATCGCTAACAAGAATAAACCACCAAGGAATCTTACAAAGCTACAGAGACCTTTAATATGTCGGCAAGAGATTCCAATAGGCGACAAGAATACATCAATCTAAAAGCAAAATCGAAGCTTGATCTATACGAGAAGAGGCATCCCGGGCTCACTGAAATCGGAAACCACAAAAAAGTGTGGCAAACCGGATCAACAAATCGTATAAATCCAGGATCGATGCGCCGCACCCTGGAGATCAAAAGAGTTAAGAACACGaaatcaaagaagaagtagacGATTGCCCCCGATCCTAGACGGCGCGACGGGATTAGGGGGCAAATCCAATCAACGGACGGCCTCCTCCCACCGCTGCCGCTCCGTTTCTCCGGCGCACCTCCTGTCGTTGCGTGCGCTTTGCCCTTGGCCTTTTTAGGGTTAATATTCCATGTTGTGTTGGAGATCGCGCACCTGGGCTGATGATTCGAATGGTGTCGGAATCGGAGTGAGAGACAAGCAATAAATCACGCCACCATTTCTGTCGTCTTTttgattttctaaaaaaaaacatCTCTTATGTTTTTTTGATGTTTTTTCTTGATTACAATAATTCGATATGACATATTTTGAGATCAGATTAACAAAATTCAACATTCAATATATTAAGGGGAAATTTATTCCACTTTTACGAGTGAGACAACAACCATTACAATACTATAGCACTCTTAAATTTAgcatttgcttttttttttttta from Zingiber officinale cultivar Zhangliang chromosome 6B, Zo_v1.1, whole genome shotgun sequence carries:
- the LOC121989545 gene encoding uncharacterized protein LOC121989545, with the translated sequence MLKREALRSCFSLFGFLRSDRSPSMALNKPLLCAHSCGFSQMRVAKETRKHEGKFLVRMDIGSTGCPCNGLSLISSLEHHSGVPRRADDKNLKWNVLAPHRQVNRDSEAILSEDLRLKLVNGDGSCKHVNHFGFLGLSGGEKMIVAVDVDEVLGSFLSVLNKFIADRYSSNHSVAEYHVYEFFKVWKCSRAEADIRVHEFFKTSYFKSGIRPIPGAQHALHNLSTFCNLSVVTSRQNAIKDHTVEWIEEHYPGLFQEIYFGNHFALDGVSRPKSDICRSLGAHVLIDDNPKYAIECAEIGMRVLLFDYDNSYPWCKSDSAISHPLVTKVHNWQEVELQLLSWVPR
- the LOC121989547 gene encoding pectinesterase inhibitor 28-like, which translates into the protein MAASLPPPSPPLPLFLFFAFAAASSFAVVVHSHRDAPSLAAGSLIASTCNRTLYYDVCVASLSSRPRSRRADLQGLAAIALEVSLAHAKVTVALAKNLSRRHDASGGEGHTYAAWCLRDCVEEYKEAVDVLRQSSAALRRGAYYDVNDLVSSAMTYSDTCESAYADKPGLQSPFAERSEYFFKLCSVAIAIANLLP